In Dryobates pubescens isolate bDryPub1 chromosome 8, bDryPub1.pri, whole genome shotgun sequence, a genomic segment contains:
- the SFXN2 gene encoding sideroflexin-2 isoform X2 produces MATVPLGFNIDIPRWDQSTFMGRLKHFFNITDPRTVLVPEKELDQAKAMVESCRAGLVPPGSTQEQLLYAKKLYDSAFHPDSGEKMNLIGRMSFQVPGGMALTGCMLQFYRTVPAVVFWQWVNQSFNAIVNYTNRNAASTISLRQLGVAYITATGTALATAVGLNLYTKRAPPLLARWVPFAAVAAANCVNIPLMRQHHALKMAASAGLGTVKPWGQDWGQLGQLYQHSTGDPLGTPLCPLSWPHSFLTILAPTDDCLSPPEKSSTGSQ; encoded by the exons ATGGCCACTGTTCCCCTTGGCTTTAACATCGACATCCCACGCTGGGACCAGAGCACCTTCATGGGGCGCCTGAAGCACTTCTTCAACATCACTGACCCACGGACAGTGCTGGTgccagagaaggagctggacCAGGCCAAGGCCATGGTGGAAAGCTGCAG GGCCGGGCTGGTGCCACCAGGAAgcacccaggagcagctgctttaCGCCAAGAAACTCTACGACTCAGCCTTCCACCCTGACAGTGGTGAGAAGATGAACCTCATCGGGAGGATGTCCTTCCAGGTGCCAGGGGGCATGGCCCTCACTGGATGCATGCTCCAGTTCTACCG GACAGTGCCTGCTGTGGTTTTCTGGCAGTGGGTGAACCAATCCTTCAATGCCATTGTCAACTACACCAATCGCAATGCCGCCTCCACCATCTCACTGAG GCAGCTCGGGGTGGCTTACATCACAGCCACTGGTACAGCCCTGGCCACTGCAGTAGGACTCAACCTTTACACCAAG CGAGCCCCGCCACTGCTGGCCCGCTGGGTCCCCTTTGCAGCCGTGGCTGCTGCAAACTGTGTCAATATCCCCCTGATGCGCCAACA CCATGCCCTGAAGATGGCAGCATCGGCTGGGCTGGGGACTGTGAAGCCCTGGGGCCAGGACTGGGGACAACTGGGGCAGCTgtaccagcacagcacaggggacCCTCTTGGCACTCCCCTATGCCCATTGTCTTGGCCTCACTCATTCTTGACCATCCTGGCCCCTACTGACGACTGCCTGTCCCCTCCAGAGAAATCATCAACGGGGTCACAGTGA
- the SFXN2 gene encoding sideroflexin-2 isoform X1, which translates to MATVPLGFNIDIPRWDQSTFMGRLKHFFNITDPRTVLVPEKELDQAKAMVESCRAGLVPPGSTQEQLLYAKKLYDSAFHPDSGEKMNLIGRMSFQVPGGMALTGCMLQFYRTVPAVVFWQWVNQSFNAIVNYTNRNAASTISLRQLGVAYITATGTALATAVGLNLYTKRAPPLLARWVPFAAVAAANCVNIPLMRQQEIINGVTVTDRDNNELGQSRRAAVKGIAQVVVSRITMAAPGMIILPIIMERLEKIPFMQRIRVLHAPLQVLLCGGFLLFMVPAACALFPQRCSLAVADLEQELHDSIMAKYGDKVPYVYFNKGL; encoded by the exons ATGGCCACTGTTCCCCTTGGCTTTAACATCGACATCCCACGCTGGGACCAGAGCACCTTCATGGGGCGCCTGAAGCACTTCTTCAACATCACTGACCCACGGACAGTGCTGGTgccagagaaggagctggacCAGGCCAAGGCCATGGTGGAAAGCTGCAG GGCCGGGCTGGTGCCACCAGGAAgcacccaggagcagctgctttaCGCCAAGAAACTCTACGACTCAGCCTTCCACCCTGACAGTGGTGAGAAGATGAACCTCATCGGGAGGATGTCCTTCCAGGTGCCAGGGGGCATGGCCCTCACTGGATGCATGCTCCAGTTCTACCG GACAGTGCCTGCTGTGGTTTTCTGGCAGTGGGTGAACCAATCCTTCAATGCCATTGTCAACTACACCAATCGCAATGCCGCCTCCACCATCTCACTGAG GCAGCTCGGGGTGGCTTACATCACAGCCACTGGTACAGCCCTGGCCACTGCAGTAGGACTCAACCTTTACACCAAG CGAGCCCCGCCACTGCTGGCCCGCTGGGTCCCCTTTGCAGCCGTGGCTGCTGCAAACTGTGTCAATATCCCCCTGATGCGCCAACA AGAAATCATCAACGGGGTCACAGTGACAGACAGGGACAACAACGAGCTTGGCCAATCCAGG agggcagcagtgaAGGGCATTGCACAGGTTGTGGTCTCCAGGATCACCATGGCGGCACCAGGCATGA TTATTTTGCCCATCATCATGGAACGACTGGAGAAAATCCCTTTCATGCAG CGGATCCGGGTTCTCCACGCAcctctgcaggtgctgctctgTGGAGGCTT CCTCCTGTTCATGGTGCCGGCAGCCTGCGCCCTGTTCCCACAGAGATG ctctcttgcagtggctgaccttgagcaggagctgcatgACAGTATCATGGCCAAGTATGGGGACAAAGTGCCATATGTCTATTTTAACAAGGGACTGTGA